One Meriones unguiculatus strain TT.TT164.6M chromosome 5, Bangor_MerUng_6.1, whole genome shotgun sequence DNA segment encodes these proteins:
- the Hrh1 gene encoding histamine H1 receptor: MSLPNTSSAFEDKMCEGNRTAMASPQLLPLVVVLSSISLITVGLNLLVLYAVHSERKLHTVGNLYIVSLSVADLIVGAVVMPMNILYLIMTKWSLGRPLCLFWLSMDYVASTASIFSVFILCIDRYRSVQQPLRYLRYRTKTRASATILGAWFLSFLWVIPILGWHHFMSPAPSLQEDKCETDFYNVTWFKIMTAIINFYLPTLLMLWFYMKIYKAVRQHCQHRQLTNGSLPSFSEIKLKSEDAKEGAKKPGKESPWGVLKRPSKDPIGGLDQKPTSEDSKMNSPTTFSQEGDREVVPRHCFHLDIMQTQTAADGGSRGSEANDQALRQPKMDEQILSTCQRISETSEDQTLVDRQSFSRTTDSDNSIDPGLGRGKLRSESNSGLDYIKITWKRLRSHSRQYVSGLHLNRERKAAKQLGFIMVAFILCWIPYFIFFMVIAFCKSCCSEPVHMFTIWLGYINSTLNPLIYPLCNENFKKTFKKILHIRS, from the coding sequence ATGAGCCTTCCTAACACATCCTCTGCCTTCGAAGACAAGATGTGTGAGGGGAACAGGACCGCCATGGCCAGCCCTCAGCTGCTGCCCCTGGTGGTGGTTCTAAGTAGCATCTCCCTGATCACAGTGGGCCTCAACCTGCTGGTGCTGTATGCTGTGCACAGTGAACGCAAGCTGCACACAGTGGGCAACCTGTACATTGTCAGCTTGTCAGTTGCAGACCTGATCGTAGGGGCGGTCGTCATGCCCATGAACATCCTGTATCTCATCATGACCAAGTGGTCCCTGGGCCGCCCCCTCTGCCTCTTTTGGCTCTCCATGGATTATGTGGCTAGCACGGCGTCCATCTTCAGTGTCTTCATCCTGTGTATAGATCGCTATCGCTCCGTCCAGCAACCCCTCCGGTACCTGAGGTATCGAACCAAGACCCGGGCATCAGCTACCATCCTGGGAGCCtggtttctctccttcctgtgggTTATACCCATTCTTGGCTGGCATCACTTCATGTCCCCAGCTCCAAGTCTTCAGGAAGACAAGTGTGAGACAGACTTCTACAATGTCACTTGGTTCAAGATCATGACTGCCATCATCAACTTCTACCTCCCCACTTTGCTCATGCTATGGTTCTACATGAAGATCTACAAGGCCGTGCGGCAACACTGTCAGCACCGCCAGCTTACCAATgggtccctcccttccttctctgaaATCAAGCTGAAGTCAGAGGATGCCAAGGAGGGTGCCAAGAAACCCGGGAAAGAGTCTCCCTGGGGAGTTCTGAAAAGACCATCAAAAGACCCTATTGGAGGATTGGATCAGAAGCCAACATCTGAAGACTCCAAGATGAACTCTCCAACTACCTTCAGCCAAGAGGGGGATAGGGAAGTTGTCCCACGCCACTGTTTCCATCTTGACATTATGCAGACACAGACTGCGGCTGATGGAGGCAGCAGGGGCTCAGAGGCCAATGACCAGGCTCTGAGACAGCCCAAAATGGATGAGCAGATCCTGAGCACTTGTCAGCGGATCAGTGAGACATCAGAGGACCAGACGTTGGTAGACAGACAGTCCTTCTCCCGGACCACAGACTCAGACAACAGCATAGATCCAGGGCTGGGCAGAGGCAAACTGAGAAGTGAGTCTAACAGTGGCCTGGATTACATCAAGATCACCTGGAAGAGGCTCCGCTCACATTCTAGACAGTATGTGTCTGGGTTGCACTTGAACCGAGAGCGGAAGGCAGCCAAGCAGTTGGGTTTTATCATGGTCGCCTTCATCCTCTGCTGGATCCCCTATTTCATCTTCTTCATGGTCATTGCCTTCTGCAAGAGCTGCTGCAGTGAACCCGTGCACATGTTCACTATTTGGCTGGGCTACATCAACTCTACATTGAACCCCCTCATCTACCCCCTGTGCAATGAGAACTTCAAGAAGACGTTCAAAAAAATCCTGCACATTCGCTCTTAA